The following are encoded in a window of Massilia sp. R2A-15 genomic DNA:
- a CDS encoding undecaprenyl-diphosphate phosphatase yields MNTLQILILAAVQGIAELLPVSSSAHVIVAEKLMGLDPTAPQMTLLLVMLHTGTMFAVIVNFWKSWRETYFSSAQQFTSNGARLMVATAATGVVGLALMQGIKHFVAANASKFEIEQLFGNAHLMAAALAAAGILIIISARIAASGLNNVSMRSALWIGAVQGLCLPFRGFSRSGATISTGLALGVERRRAEQFSFALAVILTPVVIAKEGYRLYTVEHAAGAAGAHDLLHSLAPGLLGMVLSFLTGLFALRWLSRWLEQGRWYLFGLYCLIAALIVVWVG; encoded by the coding sequence ATGAACACCTTGCAAATCCTGATCCTTGCCGCAGTCCAGGGCATTGCTGAACTGCTGCCGGTCTCCAGTTCCGCGCATGTCATTGTCGCGGAAAAGCTGATGGGACTCGATCCCACCGCGCCGCAGATGACGCTGCTGCTGGTGATGCTGCACACCGGGACAATGTTCGCCGTGATCGTCAATTTCTGGAAGTCCTGGCGCGAGACTTACTTCAGTTCGGCACAACAATTCACCAGCAATGGCGCCCGCCTCATGGTGGCGACAGCGGCGACGGGCGTAGTCGGCCTGGCGCTGATGCAGGGGATCAAACATTTCGTCGCAGCGAACGCATCCAAATTTGAGATCGAACAATTGTTCGGCAATGCACACCTCATGGCCGCAGCGCTGGCGGCGGCGGGGATCCTGATTATCATCTCGGCGCGAATAGCCGCGTCCGGCTTGAACAACGTATCGATGCGCAGCGCCCTGTGGATAGGCGCGGTGCAGGGGCTTTGCCTTCCGTTTCGTGGATTTTCGCGCTCCGGCGCGACGATTTCGACCGGGCTTGCGCTGGGAGTCGAGCGACGCCGTGCAGAACAGTTCAGCTTCGCCTTGGCAGTGATCCTGACACCGGTGGTGATCGCCAAAGAAGGCTACCGGCTGTACACGGTGGAGCACGCGGCCGGCGCTGCGGGCGCGCACGACCTCCTCCATTCCCTCGCGCCAGGCTTGCTCGGCATGGTGCTGAGCTTCCTGACCGGTCTGTTTGCACTGCGCTGGCTGTCACGCTGGCTCGAGCAAGGCCGGTGGTACCTGTTTGGCCTGTACTGCCTGATCGCCGCACTGATCGTTGTATGGGTCGGCTGA
- a CDS encoding ParB-like protein produces MHAHPQLIHTRLEKLHPTQITVGKREVALKRKHWGAMGRKARIAALSSHWFPAVAGPGERFYIVDHHHFGLALLEEDVKTVSLMLLTDLSWLGLPHFWNVMDHHQWVHPYDSQGQRCGFDAIPGRLTAMHDDPYRSLAGEVRQAGGFSKDVTPFSEFLWADFFRARIGRKLLDHDFPAALHRAIKIAGAQEARYLPGWCGVAEKA; encoded by the coding sequence ATGCACGCTCACCCGCAATTGATTCACACCAGGCTCGAAAAGCTGCACCCGACCCAGATCACGGTCGGCAAGCGAGAGGTCGCCCTCAAGCGCAAGCACTGGGGGGCGATGGGCCGCAAAGCGCGCATTGCCGCCTTGTCCAGCCATTGGTTTCCCGCCGTCGCCGGCCCGGGCGAGCGCTTTTACATCGTCGACCATCACCATTTTGGCCTGGCCTTGCTGGAGGAGGACGTTAAGACGGTCAGCCTGATGCTGCTGACGGACCTCTCCTGGCTGGGATTGCCGCACTTCTGGAACGTGATGGATCATCACCAATGGGTCCACCCCTACGACAGTCAGGGCCAGCGCTGCGGATTCGATGCGATACCTGGCCGGCTTACGGCGATGCACGACGATCCCTACCGGAGCCTGGCGGGCGAGGTGCGGCAGGCGGGCGGCTTTTCAAAGGACGTCACGCCATTCAGCGAATTCCTGTGGGCCGACTTCTTTCGCGCACGCATAGGGCGCAAGCTGCTCGACCACGATTTTCCGGCGGCCTTGCACAGGGCAATCAAGATCGCCGGCGCCCAGGAGGCGCGCTATTTACCCGGATGGTGCGGCGTGGCGGAGAAGGCATAG
- a CDS encoding SulP family inorganic anion transporter, whose product MPDSQAVPGRRARFAAPAWPDLIAGLSLAGLLLPEAVAYSSIANLAPQAGVIALFAGLVCYGVLGTSRFAIVSATSSSAAVLAAASATMSNGANALRLTVAVAMVMLTGLFFVLAGAAKIGNVSDFIAKPVLRGFAFGLAIVIILKQLANVVGVHPARSDMIRFVIDLVGQARVWNWPALGVAVGALALLFFLARVPRLPGGLLVIACGVGAGQWLQLSQYGIGLVGTIHLDLAVPTVPALSYVQWLRVGELSLAMVMILYAESYSSIRSLAMKHGDAVAPNRDLLAIGVANLVSGMFHGMPSGAGYSATSANEAAGASSRWAGWCAAAALLVIVLTMLPLIALTPEPVLAAIVIHAVSHTLHPAVFRPVFALHRDRLVVAAAVMAVLVFGILDGLLAAVAVSLVMLLRRLSESSVTVLARLGDGHDFVSRIVYPQAEPVHGILILRPDTGLFFANADRIMAEARRQVTAAGEDALAVILSLEESPDLDSSSFEAIRDFCAALVAEQKLVLFARLKPPVLSLLGRAHIPGLAETALGDLSVDDAVSAAQGLLSARARRSGMSASEASAKP is encoded by the coding sequence ATGCCGGACTCGCAAGCGGTGCCTGGCAGGCGCGCGAGGTTCGCGGCGCCCGCCTGGCCTGACCTGATCGCCGGGCTGTCGCTGGCGGGCTTGCTGCTGCCGGAGGCGGTGGCCTATTCCAGCATTGCCAATCTGGCGCCCCAGGCGGGGGTGATCGCCCTGTTCGCGGGACTGGTTTGCTACGGGGTGCTCGGTACCAGCCGTTTTGCGATCGTCTCTGCGACCTCTTCATCGGCGGCGGTGCTGGCTGCGGCGTCGGCCACCATGAGCAATGGCGCCAATGCGCTCAGGCTGACTGTCGCCGTCGCGATGGTGATGCTAACCGGCCTGTTTTTCGTCCTGGCGGGGGCGGCCAAAATCGGCAACGTGTCCGATTTCATCGCGAAGCCGGTGTTGCGCGGCTTTGCATTTGGCCTGGCCATCGTCATCATTCTCAAACAGCTTGCCAATGTGGTCGGCGTGCATCCGGCGCGCAGCGACATGATCCGCTTCGTTATCGATCTGGTTGGCCAGGCGCGGGTCTGGAACTGGCCCGCGCTCGGCGTCGCCGTTGGTGCACTGGCACTGTTGTTCTTCCTTGCGCGCGTGCCGCGCCTGCCCGGCGGGCTGCTGGTGATCGCATGCGGCGTGGGCGCTGGCCAATGGCTGCAGCTGTCGCAATACGGCATCGGTTTGGTCGGGACCATTCATCTGGACCTGGCGGTTCCCACCGTGCCGGCGCTGTCCTATGTCCAATGGCTGCGCGTGGGCGAGCTCAGTCTGGCAATGGTCATGATCCTGTATGCGGAATCGTACAGTTCCATTCGCAGTTTGGCGATGAAACATGGCGACGCCGTCGCACCCAACCGTGACCTGCTCGCCATCGGCGTCGCCAACCTCGTGTCCGGTATGTTTCATGGCATGCCGTCAGGGGCTGGCTATTCGGCCACTTCAGCTAACGAGGCAGCCGGCGCCTCGTCGCGGTGGGCCGGCTGGTGCGCCGCAGCGGCGCTCCTCGTCATCGTCCTTACGATGCTGCCGCTCATAGCGCTGACGCCGGAACCGGTGCTGGCGGCGATCGTCATCCACGCGGTCAGTCACACCTTGCATCCAGCCGTGTTCCGTCCCGTCTTTGCGCTCCATCGCGACCGACTGGTGGTGGCCGCGGCCGTGATGGCCGTGCTGGTGTTTGGGATTTTGGATGGCTTGCTGGCGGCAGTGGCTGTCAGCCTGGTGATGCTGCTGCGCAGGCTGTCGGAGTCATCCGTCACCGTTCTCGCCCGGCTCGGCGATGGACACGATTTCGTCAGCAGGATCGTCTATCCGCAAGCCGAGCCGGTGCACGGGATTCTCATTCTGCGTCCGGATACCGGCTTGTTCTTCGCCAACGCCGACCGGATCATGGCGGAAGCGCGGCGCCAGGTCACGGCCGCCGGCGAGGACGCGCTGGCGGTCATCCTCAGCCTCGAAGAATCACCCGATCTGGACAGTTCGAGTTTTGAAGCGATCAGAGATTTTTGCGCCGCCCTCGTTGCCGAGCAAAAGCTAGTGCTGTTCGCCCGGCTCAAGCCTCCTGTGTTATCGCTGCTTGGCCGGGCGCATATTCCTGGATTGGCGGAGACCGCCCTCGGCGACCTGAGCGTCGATGATGCTGTGAGCGCGGCGCAAGGCTTGCTCTCGGCGCGAGCCCGGCGGAGTGGGATGTCCGCGTCCGAAGCAAGCGCGAAACCCTGA
- a CDS encoding LssY C-terminal domain-containing protein, with amino-acid sequence MLPAFIFYFVLFCLLFLFPAGLLYLVLLFLEHERQLWRRIAPEVDPLARWLARRGGLDALRMHFPRATRALLHRLTLRDPFGLPATVTLLLIGIGAWALLRVLRGLASGDPLAILDLRLHNAVPLFRTSDITRFMLFITELGSPVTLALLCCGFALLALSRKKARLAASFVLAIGASSLISVVLKALVHSPRPSDAIVTAHEASFPSGHFLTAVVVYGWIAGLLLGGRLRDGMRAVAAPLLMILVGLIGLSRLYLGVHWPSDLLGSLAVALMVLSALFFFYYAKPIAWLDTFQLPEGRGAARVAGYGALVLTLIAPMVLYGRTTLLPGASPAPNKALESLSSALPAALSPWSEDLTGGRMEPVSMVLVGSADQLNEAFAHAGWTRADPPTPVLLLKEGIAALRNDPDPSGPATPAFFMNQPQSYTFEKPDLGAPTIRRRHHARVWRTDACLNPDCRPVWVATASFDVGMELSKPLHLPTHRIDPAIDHERAFVAGELGKVGATRDGMLAIAGPQRNKNAAGDPFWTDGNAVVMRMP; translated from the coding sequence ATGCTCCCAGCCTTCATCTTCTATTTCGTACTCTTCTGCCTGCTGTTCTTATTTCCGGCGGGGTTGCTCTACTTGGTGTTGCTGTTCCTTGAGCACGAACGTCAGTTATGGCGGCGGATCGCCCCTGAAGTCGACCCGCTCGCGCGGTGGCTGGCCCGCCGCGGCGGCTTGGACGCCCTGCGCATGCATTTTCCACGTGCGACCCGCGCGCTGCTGCATCGGCTGACTCTGCGCGACCCCTTCGGGCTGCCGGCCACAGTGACACTGCTCCTGATCGGCATTGGCGCTTGGGCGTTGCTGCGGGTACTGCGCGGACTCGCGTCGGGCGATCCGCTGGCGATCCTTGATCTTCGACTGCATAATGCGGTTCCGCTGTTTCGGACAAGCGACATCACTCGATTCATGTTGTTCATCACCGAATTGGGCAGCCCTGTCACGTTAGCGCTTCTGTGCTGCGGTTTCGCGCTGCTGGCACTTTCGCGCAAGAAGGCGCGACTGGCCGCCAGCTTCGTGCTGGCAATCGGCGCGTCCTCGCTCATTTCCGTCGTGCTGAAGGCGCTCGTCCACAGTCCGCGGCCGAGCGATGCAATTGTCACTGCGCACGAAGCGAGTTTTCCATCGGGGCATTTCCTGACTGCTGTGGTGGTCTACGGATGGATTGCCGGCTTGTTGCTGGGCGGGCGATTGCGCGATGGAATGCGCGCCGTGGCTGCGCCCTTGCTGATGATCCTGGTGGGGCTGATCGGTTTGTCCCGGCTGTATCTCGGCGTGCACTGGCCGTCCGATCTGCTCGGCAGTCTCGCGGTGGCGCTGATGGTGCTGAGTGCACTGTTTTTCTTTTACTACGCAAAGCCGATTGCCTGGCTCGACACCTTTCAGCTGCCAGAGGGCAGGGGTGCGGCACGTGTCGCCGGCTATGGGGCGCTGGTGTTGACCTTGATCGCGCCTATGGTGTTGTACGGTCGCACGACACTGCTGCCTGGCGCTTCGCCCGCACCAAACAAGGCGCTCGAAAGTCTCAGCAGTGCGCTTCCCGCCGCGTTGTCGCCATGGTCCGAGGACCTGACCGGTGGACGAATGGAACCGGTATCGATGGTGCTGGTCGGATCGGCCGACCAGCTCAACGAGGCATTCGCACACGCCGGTTGGACCCGCGCGGATCCGCCGACGCCCGTGCTCCTGCTGAAGGAGGGGATTGCAGCCTTGCGCAACGATCCCGATCCGAGCGGCCCGGCGACGCCGGCCTTCTTCATGAACCAGCCGCAGAGCTATACCTTTGAAAAGCCCGACCTCGGGGCGCCCACGATTCGGCGGCGACATCATGCGCGGGTGTGGCGCACGGACGCCTGTCTGAACCCGGACTGCCGCCCGGTCTGGGTCGCTACTGCCAGCTTCGACGTGGGCATGGAACTTTCAAAGCCGCTGCACCTGCCGACGCACCGCATCGACCCCGCAATCGACCACGAGCGCGCCTTTGTTGCGGGCGAGCTCGGCAAAGTCGGCGCCACCCGCGACGGCATGCTTGCTATTGCGGGGCCGCAGCGCAATAAGAATGCGGCCGGCGACCCCTTCTGGACCGATGGCAATGCCGTAGTGATGAGGATGCCGTGA